Proteins encoded in a region of the Acidimicrobiales bacterium genome:
- a CDS encoding TylF/MycF/NovP-related O-methyltransferase yields the protein MVRSLVASALLTLGRRATGRHLVLLDAAVGHLALGRWLRQRGVRRVRRVATREDLFALALPSLRGRRPLYVELGVHRGDSIRWWASHLTDHDAALHGFDSFTGLPETWNDENTAGRFSTDGEVPTIDDPRVRFFPGWFDDTLPAYEPPPHDAVFLNFDADLYSSTTAGLRHLRPLISKGAWLYFDELNDKDHELRALDEFLHESDIDIEVVARAANGRHWLFLVRS from the coding sequence ATGGTCCGCTCGCTGGTGGCCTCGGCCCTCCTCACCCTCGGCCGGCGCGCCACCGGACGCCACCTGGTGCTGCTCGACGCCGCGGTCGGCCACCTCGCGCTCGGCCGGTGGCTCCGCCAGCGCGGGGTCCGGCGGGTGCGCCGGGTGGCGACCCGGGAGGACCTCTTCGCGCTCGCCCTCCCGTCGCTGCGCGGCCGCCGGCCGCTCTACGTCGAGCTCGGCGTGCACCGGGGCGACAGCATCCGGTGGTGGGCGAGCCACCTCACCGACCACGACGCCGCGCTTCACGGCTTCGACAGCTTCACGGGCCTCCCCGAGACGTGGAACGACGAGAACACCGCCGGTCGGTTCTCCACCGACGGCGAGGTCCCCACCATCGACGACCCCCGCGTCCGGTTCTTCCCCGGGTGGTTCGACGACACCCTCCCCGCGTACGAGCCGCCGCCGCACGACGCCGTCTTCCTCAACTTCGACGCCGACCTGTACTCGTCGACCACAGCCGGCCTGCGTCACCTGCGCCCACTCATCAGTAAGGGCGCCTGGCTGTACTTCGACGAGCTCAACGACAAGGACCACGAGCTGCGGGCGCTCGATGAGTTCCTCCACGAGAGCGACATCGACATCGAGGTCGTCGCCCGCGCCGCCAACGGCCGCCACTGGCTCTTTCTCGTTCGGAGCTGA
- a CDS encoding aminoglycoside phosphotransferase family protein, translated as MPVRMHDDEVEIDEGLVRRLVATQFPELADEPLRLVEPWGTDHAIWRLGGDMVVRLPRIHWAIEQVDKEATWLPRLARHLTVRVPEPVAIGEPTAEYPYRWAIHRWLPGEPASVERVEDPLAFAGELAQVVIELRSVPIEGAPPAQNRARPLQEYDRPTRRAIAAASHLIDAEAAIATWDEALAAAPHDGPPVWVHGDLEGNCLLADSRLSGLVDWGSACAGDPAVDVQVAWSPLLTEGARAHFLHLVGADDAAIARSRGAAVNQACAALPYYLHTYPLIVERSRHKLQALGIDVNETS; from the coding sequence GTGCCGGTGCGGATGCATGACGACGAGGTGGAGATCGACGAGGGCCTCGTCCGACGATTGGTGGCAACGCAGTTCCCAGAGCTCGCCGATGAGCCACTGCGCCTGGTTGAGCCATGGGGGACCGACCACGCCATTTGGCGTCTCGGCGGTGACATGGTCGTCCGCCTGCCGCGCATCCACTGGGCCATCGAGCAGGTCGACAAGGAGGCGACCTGGTTGCCGCGGTTGGCCCGGCACCTCACCGTGAGGGTCCCCGAGCCCGTCGCCATAGGCGAACCGACTGCCGAGTACCCCTACCGGTGGGCGATCCACCGGTGGCTGCCAGGTGAACCGGCGAGCGTCGAGCGCGTCGAGGACCCGCTCGCCTTCGCTGGCGAGCTCGCTCAGGTCGTGATCGAGCTCCGATCGGTGCCCATCGAGGGCGCTCCGCCGGCACAGAACCGCGCGCGCCCGCTCCAGGAGTACGACAGACCCACCCGCCGAGCCATCGCCGCAGCCAGCCACCTGATCGACGCCGAGGCGGCCATCGCCACCTGGGACGAAGCACTGGCAGCGGCACCCCACGACGGGCCGCCGGTGTGGGTGCATGGCGACCTCGAGGGGAACTGCCTCCTCGCCGACAGTCGCCTGTCGGGCCTGGTCGACTGGGGCTCGGCCTGCGCTGGCGATCCCGCCGTCGACGTCCAGGTGGCGTGGTCACCGCTCTTGACCGAAGGCGCACGAGCCCACTTCCTGCACCTGGTCGGAGCCGACGACGCCGCGATCGCTCGCAGTCGTGGCGCCGCGGTCAACCAAGCGTGCGCGGCACTGCCGTACTACCTGCACACCTATCCGCTGATCGTCGAGCGCTCTCGCCACAAGCTCCAAGCGCTCGGCATCGACGTGAACGAGACGTCGTAG
- a CDS encoding RNA polymerase sigma factor, translating to MRRTGGSRSVEAVYDALAPGVLGYFRSHRMRDPEGLTGDVFVAVTERLGRFRGDDAALRRWVFTIAHHRRVDEIRRDQRRAEAWDVLPAPPWDDAEAIDPALVAALNALTPEQREVVVLRFVADLPVAAVADIVGRSSGAVKMLQQRSVEALAASLDPPRGTASPSP from the coding sequence ATGCGCCGTACCGGGGGCTCGCGGTCGGTCGAGGCGGTCTACGACGCCTTGGCGCCGGGCGTGCTCGGGTACTTCCGCTCGCACCGGATGCGCGACCCGGAGGGCCTGACCGGCGATGTCTTCGTGGCCGTCACCGAGCGGCTCGGGCGCTTCCGGGGCGACGACGCCGCCCTGCGCCGGTGGGTGTTCACCATCGCCCACCACCGGCGGGTCGACGAGATCCGCCGGGACCAGCGTCGGGCAGAGGCCTGGGATGTCCTGCCGGCACCGCCGTGGGACGACGCCGAGGCGATCGACCCCGCCCTGGTCGCCGCCCTCAACGCCCTCACGCCCGAGCAGCGCGAGGTGGTGGTCCTGCGCTTCGTGGCCGACCTGCCCGTCGCCGCCGTGGCCGACATCGTGGGGAGGTCGTCGGGCGCGGTGAAGATGCTCCAGCAGCGCAGCGTCGAGGCGCTGGCGGCGTCGCTCGACCCGCCCCGGGGCACCGCGTCGCCGTCACCGTGA
- a CDS encoding VOC family protein — MTSAGIRHVHLLVADHERSAAFYREAFGMKERFRDGPIIFLGTPDGGDSLALHLATSDDERARVGAQGGWEHFGIHLPDRSGEGVDAAVARVQQAGGSLLDRGEHAPGIHYAYVADPDGYAIEI; from the coding sequence ATGACCTCAGCTGGGATCCGACATGTTCACCTGCTCGTCGCCGACCATGAGCGGTCCGCCGCGTTCTACCGCGAGGCGTTCGGCATGAAGGAGCGCTTCCGCGACGGCCCCATCATCTTTCTCGGGACACCTGACGGCGGGGACTCCCTGGCCCTCCACCTGGCCACCTCCGACGACGAGCGCGCACGCGTGGGCGCACAAGGCGGGTGGGAGCACTTCGGCATCCACCTTCCGGACCGCTCCGGGGAGGGGGTCGACGCCGCGGTGGCGCGAGTGCAGCAGGCGGGCGGATCGCTGCTCGACCGCGGTGAGCACGCACCCGGTATCCACTACGCCTACGTCGCAGACCCCGACGGCTACGCCATCGAGATCTGA
- a CDS encoding type II toxin-antitoxin system VapC family toxin translates to MITYVDTSALLKLVVDEEGSDRAELIWDAADALASASLVVVEARAALASATRAGRLTAAQHDVAKAQLVSLVGNLHLVQVTDELIANAAELAESEGLRGYDAVHLAAALFVSASVLTSADGALCDAASRRGLHVANPRLA, encoded by the coding sequence GTGATCACCTACGTCGACACGTCAGCGCTTCTCAAGCTGGTGGTCGACGAGGAGGGATCTGACCGAGCCGAGCTGATCTGGGACGCCGCCGACGCGCTCGCATCGGCCAGCCTGGTCGTCGTCGAGGCCCGGGCAGCACTCGCCTCGGCGACTCGGGCTGGGCGTCTCACGGCCGCCCAGCACGACGTTGCCAAAGCACAGCTCGTCTCGCTGGTCGGCAACCTTCACCTCGTGCAGGTCACCGACGAGCTGATCGCCAACGCTGCAGAGCTCGCCGAATCCGAAGGGCTGCGCGGCTACGACGCGGTCCACCTGGCCGCAGCGCTCTTCGTCAGCGCGTCCGTCTTGACCAGCGCAGATGGCGCGCTGTGCGACGCTGCAAGCCGCCGCGGGCTGCACGTTGCCAACCCGCGGCTGGCGTGA
- a CDS encoding MBL fold metallo-hydrolase yields MEITLVGHASVLIEAGPVRLLSDPWYVGTAFNESWTLHPQPEVPDDLFDGVTHLWISHEHPDHLSIPTLRSIPAERRAEMTLLYQRHWSGTVFDWVSGLGFGRAVEMRHGDEHDLGGGVRARLFQVRHEDAALAVHHDGATVFNLNDGKPSTATLRRLRQRIGPIDVLLTQFSPAGWPGNPDDDDRLAATSAKALAQVVRQADVLGPSYVVPFASFVRFSHEESAFMNRVINRMDRVRDALGPERTAAMSSGERLRVGDTPAGSDAAVERYITAVDAIADLPLTSHEPVPFDDVVDAAQGHVENLRRDYHATLLRRLGPVTFDLTDLGRSLTLDIGAGAVAEGSPEQAPGRINTSSQAAWYTFAHRWGVPTLLISGRFRLPDGDRVFRRYKELGSAWSGGFHTHGLLGALASPRGRDLVTRRWRDLRDLVPGGS; encoded by the coding sequence ATGGAGATCACGTTGGTCGGCCATGCCAGCGTGCTCATCGAGGCGGGTCCGGTGCGCCTGCTCAGCGACCCGTGGTACGTGGGCACCGCGTTCAACGAGAGCTGGACGCTGCACCCGCAACCGGAGGTCCCCGACGACCTCTTCGACGGGGTCACCCACCTCTGGATATCCCATGAGCACCCCGACCACCTGAGCATCCCGACCCTGCGGTCGATCCCAGCGGAGCGGCGTGCGGAGATGACGCTGCTGTACCAGCGGCACTGGTCGGGCACGGTCTTCGACTGGGTGTCGGGCCTGGGCTTCGGTCGGGCGGTCGAGATGCGCCACGGCGACGAGCACGACCTCGGCGGTGGGGTCCGGGCACGCCTCTTCCAGGTCCGCCACGAGGACGCGGCCCTGGCGGTGCACCACGACGGCGCCACCGTGTTCAACCTCAACGACGGCAAGCCCTCGACGGCCACGCTGCGCCGGTTGCGCCAACGCATCGGGCCGATCGACGTCCTCCTCACCCAGTTCTCACCTGCGGGCTGGCCCGGCAACCCCGACGACGACGATCGGCTGGCGGCGACCTCGGCCAAGGCCCTCGCCCAGGTGGTCCGCCAGGCCGACGTCCTAGGACCCAGCTACGTGGTGCCCTTCGCCAGCTTCGTCCGGTTCAGCCACGAGGAGAGCGCATTCATGAACCGGGTCATCAACCGGATGGACCGCGTCCGAGATGCTCTCGGACCCGAGCGGACAGCGGCGATGAGCTCCGGGGAGCGCCTCCGCGTCGGCGACACGCCGGCGGGGTCGGACGCGGCCGTGGAGCGCTACATCACGGCGGTCGACGCCATCGCCGACCTCCCGCTCACCAGCCACGAACCGGTGCCCTTCGACGACGTGGTCGACGCGGCCCAGGGCCACGTGGAGAACCTGCGCCGCGACTACCACGCCACCCTGCTCCGCCGGCTCGGCCCGGTGACCTTCGACCTGACCGACCTTGGCCGCAGCCTCACCCTCGACATCGGCGCCGGGGCCGTCGCCGAGGGCTCACCGGAACAGGCGCCGGGGCGCATCAACACGTCGTCGCAAGCCGCCTGGTACACGTTCGCGCACCGCTGGGGTGTGCCCACGCTGCTCATCTCAGGAAGGTTCCGCCTACCCGACGGCGACCGGGTGTTCCGCCGCTACAAGGAGCTCGGCAGCGCCTGGTCGGGTGGGTTCCACACCCACGGCCTGCTCGGCGCGCTCGCGTCGCCCCGCGGTCGTGACCTGGTCACCCGACGCTGGCGCGACCTCCGCGACCTCGTGCCCGGCGGGTCCTGA